GATGACTTACCCGTTTCCGGGCGTTCACGTCACCCAGTTACACCGATGTTACCACGACGACGGCTTGGAGCAGACGAAGTCGAATGTCACCTCTGTCAGTCTCTCCAGATCGCCGTCACGACCCGACTGTCGGTTTCGACCGTCTCGAACTCGTATCCTCGGTCGGTCAACTTCGGATACAGGTGTTGAGCTGCGCGATCGTTGAGCTGAACCAAGACGGTGTCGTCCCCGATCTCCGCGAGCCGTTCCAGCGTGTTCTGAAGCGGTTGGGGCGGTGGGAGCTCCCGTGCGTCCAACGTCTCACGATGCCGGTCGTTCGGTGCGGATGTCTCCGCGACGATATCGCCGATCGCGTCCATGGTAGACTATCCAACTCCCGCTATCCAAGCGGTTGTCCCGAATATGTTCTTTCGATCGGCGACTATACGCCGAGGTGACGAAGTCGCGATGTCCCCGACTCGATGGCGACGTGTCGATCGGGGGACCGTCGGACCGAGTTCCCCCTATGAATTCGCGTGACCCCGGCCACGATCGGATTCAGAACGGTGCGTCGGGAGTCCCACGACCCGCATTCTCCGTTTGCATCGGTCGCTCGGTCGGGTTCGAACCGACATCGGGGCTGTCCTCGGGGACGACGGTCACGTCGCCGGTCTCGATGTACTTCTCCTCGAGTTCCGCGAGTTGGTCGTTGATCGCGTCGCTTAGGTGGTGCATCGGGGCCGCACGGACTCGGACGAGATCGTACTCGTGCCGGTCGGAGAGGCCGTTCCACGCCCGGAACGATCCGATCGTCAGCGTGTGCGTCTGGGGGCAAAACGGCGTGGTCGGCGTGAATTCCGCCCGAAGGACACGCTCGATTGGATCCTCGGAGAGTACGTTCTCGCCGCCCTCCCGCTCGATGGCATACCGGTATCCCGCGCTTCGATGACGGGTGTCGAGGTTCAGTCGTGCGAGGTTGTAATTGAAGGTCATGTCGTAGACCTTCCGTTCCTCGAAGATATCACGCGTCAGTCTGTGGAACGCGGCGTGATCGCGCCCATCGAGCACGTCGTGCCCCTCGAGAAACTCGAAGACTGTCGGTTGGGTATCCGGTACGAACTCGCCGTAGCTATCGAACAGCGAACCGTCGTCGTCACCGAACGGGGACGGGAATCCCGGCATATGCAGGATTAGGTCGTCAACCAGTGTACCAGTAACCCCGGAGATGTTCGCGGCACAGGTGGATCGAAGACGGATCTACCCTGATCAGGGGACGTGGACGCGAACAACGTGTCCGCCACAGCCGCACTGTTCGATGTACTCCCAGTCGAGGTCGCTCCCGTCGAACTCCTCCTCTAACGTTGGGTAAAGGTATTCCGACGGATGCCCGTGATCGCCATGGGTGACCAAATTGACGTGGTTTCCGCCGGCCGTGTGTTCGATCGCGTCGACCGCCTGTCGACGGACCAGGTCGCGATCCGAAGCGTGTTCCGGTTTCTCGAGGTTCGCGGACCACGATGTGTCGTGAACTCGGTCGGTGACAGGTTGGACGTCCCCGTGGTCGTGGTCGTCGTGGGTGCTCATCGTTCGATGATACGTCTCCGATACCCGTAAACAGCCGCCCGAACATCTTCGTTACCGCACTCTGTGCTCCATTGTTCTCCCGTTCGCTAACGATACCGAGGCCACGAATCGCGTTCAGATGGCCTCCTCGATGTAGTCCAGTTGCGCCTCCAGTTCGGTTCGACGCTGGCGTTTGATCAGGGTCGCGTCGAGAACACCACCGACGAGGGGGATATCGAGGGCGAACTCGGTCGTCGCCTCGACTTCGGTACCGTCCGGAACCGACGTGAGTGTGAACGCGGTCCGCATCTCCTCGAAGATCCCTTCGCGTTGCTCGTAGGCGAAGGCCGCGTCAGGGTCGTCGACGACGGCCAGTTCCAGTTCGAT
This sequence is a window from Halobaculum roseum. Protein-coding genes within it:
- a CDS encoding DUF2249 domain-containing protein encodes the protein MDAIGDIVAETSAPNDRHRETLDARELPPPQPLQNTLERLAEIGDDTVLVQLNDRAAQHLYPKLTDRGYEFETVETDSRVVTAIWRD
- a CDS encoding SRPBCC family protein, whose translation is MHSVTITRTIDASRTDIREAMLELERFTLAAGFDEVDVDGRTIRVANAVGVAEIELELAVVDDPDAAFAYEQREGIFEEMRTAFTLTSVPDGTEVEATTEFALDIPLVGGVLDATLIKRQRRTELEAQLDYIEEAI
- a CDS encoding CGCGG family rSAM-modified RiPP protein, translating into MSTHDDHDHGDVQPVTDRVHDTSWSANLEKPEHASDRDLVRRQAVDAIEHTAGGNHVNLVTHGDHGHPSEYLYPTLEEEFDGSDLDWEYIEQCGCGGHVVRVHVP